A window from Flavobacterium gyeonganense encodes these proteins:
- a CDS encoding MarR family winged helix-turn-helix transcriptional regulator, with protein MTIEEVIKSTVKMDNAKKVILNIMYTQNVILDHFNELIKPYDLSGEQYNVLRILRGQKGNPANMCVIQERMLAKTSNTTRLVDKLLLKEYVTRNVCPDNRRKIEVSITQKGLDVLKELDPKVDAHEHAFASNISPEELELLNQLLEKYRTQEN; from the coding sequence ATGACAATTGAAGAGGTTATAAAAAGTACTGTTAAGATGGATAATGCGAAAAAAGTTATTCTGAATATCATGTATACGCAAAATGTAATTCTGGATCATTTCAACGAGTTGATAAAACCGTATGATTTGTCCGGAGAACAATATAATGTATTACGCATACTAAGAGGACAAAAAGGAAATCCTGCCAATATGTGTGTGATACAGGAGCGTATGCTTGCCAAAACAAGTAATACAACCCGATTGGTTGATAAACTGCTATTAAAAGAGTATGTAACCCGAAATGTCTGTCCGGACAATCGACGAAAAATAGAGGTTTCGATTACTCAGAAAGGATTAGACGTTTTAAAAGAATTAGATCCAAAAGTAGATGCCCATGAGCATGCATTTGCTTCCAATATAAGCCCTGAAGAATTAGAATTATTAAACCAATTATTAGAGAAATACAGAACCCAAGAAAATTAA